Proteins encoded in a region of the Salminus brasiliensis chromosome 2, fSalBra1.hap2, whole genome shotgun sequence genome:
- the LOC140548133 gene encoding uncharacterized protein isoform X3, translated as MCADVLQVWQQQTKSPLDSPFLFISLVDMAKWSKEDRLVSPLGSSDNWEWDCGLNPRGCRNSFRSLSPISLSEFDLWEKSLFKSRASAWSCMGLSESGHRSKISTSQCGVKQSESAGMRRWQSASRLAPEGAPPAISSQGVELRAALEESSMRRAELIQRLRVAHGRLDTQTDLLKAKESQLQHNQSTTQLLELKHRQLAKALSALEEEKDAAELSRFEESRGRAELQEKVMRLEMDLLKMKSSLDSKNTDETSASHTNSHLNRTMPVTKDDFIREGQKQAGTEMKKLKEALREAEERAETLEAEKDCALKQLYASKEGHRKALNQTGEVKQTLAKSVQAQSELQEQLSDARSRLGQLELEKDLLSTKALRLEDSLEDLKAKLSAALSDKDRLVQEKADLHQRTQSLKLQLQRAQLGREGFTEQVCELHSELTQAKSQASRQQQNTLLMKEELRSTKEVNERLSADLAAATERLQVTLKQLHELEAERLIHTNQITALETERLQLIGEKEEMMDVFDEGNQEELRELRERCYQLRELQETWKQEKQDLHAQCQGLEKKVQNMQAEYRCKEEELQRLEVELEQEKEELKKVAAHWNERWLDMAMTLQSTQAELAETKKQPQENDAVKEVVAELTSMVETLETQLKDRQDQIQSLLEQKTHLETELCRVKKEAGALERVELDACRQQLELEQSRSQSLQQKLVGNPVSLEEMDGELVQVKAELQKVWDMLKSRDTELEEQQQELLSARGQVSQQSSEVQRLEQQLSEREKELKERDLILKSLRGQRDTEKTETQIKITALEKKLAGLKALKTNQAMCTDQQDTQDTLKTQLEASRRTGEQLKQERDQAPQKLHTPTPPQQNKEQRGSPSVTRKEKSVSFNQIDPDQQRRLITEQLKSLFKEREQLGDKASPVLQRRAASVMDLSPKSKAMKNADTLSSERRSQQKQDGQALGVQQGAGESNEASPKRAQSEPLTSEEEPQGQLRQELNHNTTQQMSAQRVEMEALKDRNESLLKAKLKSQKQLQDLRVAEIYSEEAPAFVPCLPGFMNEEEEAHQMTPHPLCIEGTFTAAQVEVCDSDMEDEEEGSRWLQPNKCGV; from the exons ATGTGCGCAGACGTATTACAG GTTTGGCAACAGCAAACAAAGTCCCCTCTGGATTCACCTTTCTTATTCAT ATCACTCGTAGATATGGCCAAGTGGAGTAAAGAGGACAGACTCGTTTCCCCATTGGGAAGCAGCGATAACTGGGAATGGGACTGTGGCCTGAATCCTCGAGGATGCCGGAACTCTTTCAGGTCTTTAAGccccatctctctgtctgagtTTGACTTGTGGGAGAAGTCGCTGTTTAAGTCTCGG GCCTCAGCATGGAGTTGTATGGGGTTGTCTGAATCAGGTCATCGCTCCAAAATCAGCACCAG CCAGTGTGGAGTAAAACAGAGTGAATCAGCTGGAATGAGAAGATGGCAGTCTGCCTCTCGTTTAGCGCCCGAGGGTGCACCTCCAGCCATCTCTTCACAGGGAGTAGAGCTGCGTGCTGCCCTGGAGGAAAGCAGCATGAGGAGGGCAGAGCTGATCCAGAGGCTTCGGGTGGCTCATGGACGTCTGGACACTCAGACAGATCTCCTGAAGGCCAAAGAGAGTCAGCTTCAGCACAACCAGAGCACCACTCAGCTGCTGGAGCTCAAGCATAGG CAGCTGGCAAAGGCATTGAGTGCTCTTGAGGAGGAGAAGGATGCAGCTGAGCTAAGCCGCTTTGAGGAGAGCCGTGGTCGGGCAGAGCTGCAGGAAAA GGTGATGCGGCTAGAGATGGACTTGTTGAAGATGAAATCTAGCCTAGACAGCAAGAATACTGATGAAACCTCAGcgtcacacacaaactcacacctCAACAGGACCATGCCTGTAACAAAAGATGACTTCATCAGAGAG GGGCAAAAACAGGCAGGAACAGAGATGAAGAAACTGAAAGAAGCTCTCAGAGAGGCTGAAGAGAGAGCAGAAACCCTGGAGGCTGAAAAGGATTGTGCATTAAAACAACTCTATGCCTCcaaagag GGGCACCGCAAGGCATTAAATCAGACTGGGGAGGTGAAGCAGACACTTGCAAAGTCAGTGCAGGCCCAGAGTGAGCTGCAGGAGCAACTCAGCGATGCCCGCAGCCGACTGGGCCAGCTGGAGCTG GAAAAAGACTTGCTCTCCACTAAAGCATTGCGATTGGAGGACAGTCTAGAGGACCTGAAGGCAAAGCTGTCTGCAGCTTTATCTGATAAAGACAGACTGGTGCAG GAAAAGGCTGACCTCCATCAGAGGACCCAGAGTTTGAAGTTGCAGCTTCAAAGAGCCCAGCTGGGTAGGGAGGGATTTACTGAGCAGGTGTGTGAGCTCCACTCAGAGCTGACTCAAGCCAAGAGTCAGGCCAGCAGACAACAACAGAATACATTACTAATGAAAGAGGAACTGCGCTCAACCAAAGAG GTGAACGAAAGGCTGAGTGCAGACCTTGCTGCAGCTACTGAGAGGCTTCAGGTGACCCTGAAGCAGCTACATGAGCTGGAAGCTGAGAGGCTAATCCACACCAATCAGATCACAGCTCTAGAGACTGAGCGCTTGCAGCTGAttggagagaaggaggagatgaTGGATGTGTTCGATGAGGGAAATCAGGAAGAGCTCAGAGAACTGAGGGAGAGATGCTATCAGCTCAG AGAGTTACAGGAAACATGGAAGCAGGAGAAGCAGGACCTCCACGCTCAGTGTCAGGGTCTGGAAAAGAAAGTGCAGAACATGCAGGCAGAGTATAGGTGtaaagaggaggagctacagcGGCTGGAGGTGGAGCTGGAacaagagaaggaggagctgaagaaagtGGCAGCACACTGGAACGAGCGATGGTTAGATATGGCAATGACTCTGCAGTCCACTCAGGCTGAACTAGCAGAGACCAAGAAACAACCGCAGGAGAATGATGCA GTGAAGGAGGTGGTAGCAGAACTGACCAGCATGGTGGAGACACTTGAGACACAGCTGAAGGACAGGCA GGATCAGATCCAGAGCTTGCTGGAACAGAAAACACACCTTGAGACAGAGTTGTGCAGAGTCAAG AAAGAAGCTGGTGCTTTGGAGCGTGTGGAACTAGATGCCTGCAGGCAGCAGCTGGAACTAGAGCAAAGTAGGAGCCAAAGCCTACAGCAGAAACTGGTGGGAAACCCT GTGTCTCTGGAGGAGATGGATGGAGAGCTGGTGCAGGTGAAGGCTGAGCTGCAGAAGGTGTGGGACATGCTGAAAAGCCGGGACACCGAgctggaggagcagcagcaggagctgcTGTCTGCTCGAGGCCAG GTGAGCCAGCAGAGCAGTGAGGTACAGAGACTGGAGCAGCAACTGtctgagagagaaaaggaacTGAAAGAAAG GGATCTTATTTTGAAGAGCCTGAGGGgtcagagagacacagagaaaacaGAGACCCAAATAAAGATAACTGCTCTAGAAAAGAAG CTTGCTGGACTTAAAGCACTGAAGACTAACCAGGCAATGTGCACTGATCAACAAGATACCCAGGACACTTTGAAAACCCAATTGGAAG CGAGCAGAAGGACAGGCGAACAGTTGAAGCAGGAGAGAGATCAGGCTCCACAGAAACTACATACACCTACACCCCCTCAACAG AACAAAGAACAGAGAGGATCTCCATCAGTTACCAGAAAGGAGAAATCTGTCAGCTTTAACCAGATAGATCCTGATCAACAGAGAAGGCTAATCACAGAACAA CTGAAGAGTTTGTTTAAGGAGAGAGAGCAGCTTGGTGATAAGGCATCTCCAGTGCTCCAGAGAAGAGCTGCCTCAGTGATGGACTTGAGCCCAAAGTCTAAAGCTATGAAG AATGCGGACACTCTAAGCAGTGAGAGGAGGAGTCAGCAGAAACAGGACGGGCAGGCTCTGGGTGTCCAGCAAGGGGCGGGAGAGAGCAATGAGGCCAGTCCAAAGAGAGCTCAGTCAGAGCCGTTGACCTCTGAGGAAGAACCACAGGGTCAGCTGAGACAGGAGCTCAACCACAATACTACCCAA CAGATGTCAGCACAGAGAGTGGAAATGGAAGCGCTAAAAGACAGAAATGAAAGTCTTCTCAAAG CCAAGCTGAAGTCAcagaagcagcttcaggattTAAGAGTGGCAGAAATTTATAGTGAGGAGGCACCCGCCTTTGTACCCTGCTTGCCTGGCTTCATgaatgaggaagaggaggcacACCAGATGACACCACATCCTTTATGTATTGAAGGAACATTCACAGCCGCACAGGTGGAGGTGTGCGACTCAGACAtggaggatgaggaagaaggCTCTAGGTGGCTTCAACCGAATAAATGTGGTGTTTGA
- the LOC140548133 gene encoding uncharacterized protein isoform X5 encodes MAKWSKEDRLVSPLGSSDNWEWDCGLNPRGCRNSFRSLSPISLSEFDLWEKSLFKSRASAWSCMGLSESGHRSKISTSSLGSQCGVKQSESAGMRRWQSASRLAPEGAPPAISSQGVELRAALEESSMRRAELIQRLRVAHGRLDTQTDLLKAKESQLQHNQSTTQLLELKHRQLAKALSALEEEKDAAELSRFEESRGRAELQEKVMRLEMDLLKMKSSLDSKNTDETSASHTNSHLNRTMPVTKDDFIREGQKQAGTEMKKLKEALREAEERAETLEAEKDCALKQLYASKEGHRKALNQTGEVKQTLAKSVQAQSELQEQLSDARSRLGQLELEKDLLSTKALRLEDSLEDLKAKLSAALSDKDRLVQEKADLHQRTQSLKLQLQRAQLGREGFTEQVCELHSELTQAKSQASRQQQNTLLMKEELRSTKEVNERLSADLAAATERLQVTLKQLHELEAERLIHTNQITALETERLQLIGEKEEMMDVFDEGNQEELRELRERCYQLRELQETWKQEKQDLHAQCQGLEKKVQNMQAEYRCKEEELQRLEVELEQEKEELKKVAAHWNERWLDMAMTLQSTQAELAETKKQPQENDAVKEVVAELTSMVETLETQLKDRQDQIQSLLEQKTHLETELCRVKKEAGALERVELDACRQQLELEQSRSQSLQQKLVGNPVSLEEMDGELVQVKAELQKVWDMLKSRDTELEEQQQELLSARGQVSQQSSEVQRLEQQLSEREKELKERDLILKSLRGQRDTEKTETQIKITALEKKLAGLKALKTNQAMCTDQQDTQDTLKTQLEASRRTGEQLKQERDQAPQKLHTPTPPQQNKEQRGSPSVTRKEKSVSFNQIDPDQQRRLITEQLKSLFKEREQLGDKASPVLQRRAASVMDLSPKSKAMKNADTLSSERRSQQKQDGQALGVQQGAGESNEASPKRAQSEPLTSEEEPQGQLRQELNHNTTQQMSAQRVEMEALKDRNESLLKAKLKSQKQLQDLRVAEIYSEEAPAFVPCLPGFMNEEEEAHQMTPHPLCIEGTFTAAQVEVCDSDMEDEEEGSRWLQPNKCGV; translated from the exons ATGGCCAAGTGGAGTAAAGAGGACAGACTCGTTTCCCCATTGGGAAGCAGCGATAACTGGGAATGGGACTGTGGCCTGAATCCTCGAGGATGCCGGAACTCTTTCAGGTCTTTAAGccccatctctctgtctgagtTTGACTTGTGGGAGAAGTCGCTGTTTAAGTCTCGG GCCTCAGCATGGAGTTGTATGGGGTTGTCTGAATCAGGTCATCGCTCCAAAATCAGCACCAG TTCTCTTGGCAGCCAGTGTGGAGTAAAACAGAGTGAATCAGCTGGAATGAGAAGATGGCAGTCTGCCTCTCGTTTAGCGCCCGAGGGTGCACCTCCAGCCATCTCTTCACAGGGAGTAGAGCTGCGTGCTGCCCTGGAGGAAAGCAGCATGAGGAGGGCAGAGCTGATCCAGAGGCTTCGGGTGGCTCATGGACGTCTGGACACTCAGACAGATCTCCTGAAGGCCAAAGAGAGTCAGCTTCAGCACAACCAGAGCACCACTCAGCTGCTGGAGCTCAAGCATAGG CAGCTGGCAAAGGCATTGAGTGCTCTTGAGGAGGAGAAGGATGCAGCTGAGCTAAGCCGCTTTGAGGAGAGCCGTGGTCGGGCAGAGCTGCAGGAAAA GGTGATGCGGCTAGAGATGGACTTGTTGAAGATGAAATCTAGCCTAGACAGCAAGAATACTGATGAAACCTCAGcgtcacacacaaactcacacctCAACAGGACCATGCCTGTAACAAAAGATGACTTCATCAGAGAG GGGCAAAAACAGGCAGGAACAGAGATGAAGAAACTGAAAGAAGCTCTCAGAGAGGCTGAAGAGAGAGCAGAAACCCTGGAGGCTGAAAAGGATTGTGCATTAAAACAACTCTATGCCTCcaaagag GGGCACCGCAAGGCATTAAATCAGACTGGGGAGGTGAAGCAGACACTTGCAAAGTCAGTGCAGGCCCAGAGTGAGCTGCAGGAGCAACTCAGCGATGCCCGCAGCCGACTGGGCCAGCTGGAGCTG GAAAAAGACTTGCTCTCCACTAAAGCATTGCGATTGGAGGACAGTCTAGAGGACCTGAAGGCAAAGCTGTCTGCAGCTTTATCTGATAAAGACAGACTGGTGCAG GAAAAGGCTGACCTCCATCAGAGGACCCAGAGTTTGAAGTTGCAGCTTCAAAGAGCCCAGCTGGGTAGGGAGGGATTTACTGAGCAGGTGTGTGAGCTCCACTCAGAGCTGACTCAAGCCAAGAGTCAGGCCAGCAGACAACAACAGAATACATTACTAATGAAAGAGGAACTGCGCTCAACCAAAGAG GTGAACGAAAGGCTGAGTGCAGACCTTGCTGCAGCTACTGAGAGGCTTCAGGTGACCCTGAAGCAGCTACATGAGCTGGAAGCTGAGAGGCTAATCCACACCAATCAGATCACAGCTCTAGAGACTGAGCGCTTGCAGCTGAttggagagaaggaggagatgaTGGATGTGTTCGATGAGGGAAATCAGGAAGAGCTCAGAGAACTGAGGGAGAGATGCTATCAGCTCAG AGAGTTACAGGAAACATGGAAGCAGGAGAAGCAGGACCTCCACGCTCAGTGTCAGGGTCTGGAAAAGAAAGTGCAGAACATGCAGGCAGAGTATAGGTGtaaagaggaggagctacagcGGCTGGAGGTGGAGCTGGAacaagagaaggaggagctgaagaaagtGGCAGCACACTGGAACGAGCGATGGTTAGATATGGCAATGACTCTGCAGTCCACTCAGGCTGAACTAGCAGAGACCAAGAAACAACCGCAGGAGAATGATGCA GTGAAGGAGGTGGTAGCAGAACTGACCAGCATGGTGGAGACACTTGAGACACAGCTGAAGGACAGGCA GGATCAGATCCAGAGCTTGCTGGAACAGAAAACACACCTTGAGACAGAGTTGTGCAGAGTCAAG AAAGAAGCTGGTGCTTTGGAGCGTGTGGAACTAGATGCCTGCAGGCAGCAGCTGGAACTAGAGCAAAGTAGGAGCCAAAGCCTACAGCAGAAACTGGTGGGAAACCCT GTGTCTCTGGAGGAGATGGATGGAGAGCTGGTGCAGGTGAAGGCTGAGCTGCAGAAGGTGTGGGACATGCTGAAAAGCCGGGACACCGAgctggaggagcagcagcaggagctgcTGTCTGCTCGAGGCCAG GTGAGCCAGCAGAGCAGTGAGGTACAGAGACTGGAGCAGCAACTGtctgagagagaaaaggaacTGAAAGAAAG GGATCTTATTTTGAAGAGCCTGAGGGgtcagagagacacagagaaaacaGAGACCCAAATAAAGATAACTGCTCTAGAAAAGAAG CTTGCTGGACTTAAAGCACTGAAGACTAACCAGGCAATGTGCACTGATCAACAAGATACCCAGGACACTTTGAAAACCCAATTGGAAG CGAGCAGAAGGACAGGCGAACAGTTGAAGCAGGAGAGAGATCAGGCTCCACAGAAACTACATACACCTACACCCCCTCAACAG AACAAAGAACAGAGAGGATCTCCATCAGTTACCAGAAAGGAGAAATCTGTCAGCTTTAACCAGATAGATCCTGATCAACAGAGAAGGCTAATCACAGAACAA CTGAAGAGTTTGTTTAAGGAGAGAGAGCAGCTTGGTGATAAGGCATCTCCAGTGCTCCAGAGAAGAGCTGCCTCAGTGATGGACTTGAGCCCAAAGTCTAAAGCTATGAAG AATGCGGACACTCTAAGCAGTGAGAGGAGGAGTCAGCAGAAACAGGACGGGCAGGCTCTGGGTGTCCAGCAAGGGGCGGGAGAGAGCAATGAGGCCAGTCCAAAGAGAGCTCAGTCAGAGCCGTTGACCTCTGAGGAAGAACCACAGGGTCAGCTGAGACAGGAGCTCAACCACAATACTACCCAA CAGATGTCAGCACAGAGAGTGGAAATGGAAGCGCTAAAAGACAGAAATGAAAGTCTTCTCAAAG CCAAGCTGAAGTCAcagaagcagcttcaggattTAAGAGTGGCAGAAATTTATAGTGAGGAGGCACCCGCCTTTGTACCCTGCTTGCCTGGCTTCATgaatgaggaagaggaggcacACCAGATGACACCACATCCTTTATGTATTGAAGGAACATTCACAGCCGCACAGGTGGAGGTGTGCGACTCAGACAtggaggatgaggaagaaggCTCTAGGTGGCTTCAACCGAATAAATGTGGTGTTTGA
- the LOC140548133 gene encoding uncharacterized protein isoform X2 yields the protein MCADVLQVWQQQTKSPLDSPFLFISLVDMAKWSKEDRLVSPLGSSDNWEWDCGLNPRGCRNSFRSLSPISLSEFDLWEKSLFKSRASAWSCMGLSESGHRSKISTSSLGSQCGVKQSESAGMRRWQSASRLAPEGAPPAISSQGVELRAALEESSMRRAELIQRLRVAHGRLDTQTDLLKAKESQLQHNQSTTQLLELKHRLAKALSALEEEKDAAELSRFEESRGRAELQEKVMRLEMDLLKMKSSLDSKNTDETSASHTNSHLNRTMPVTKDDFIREGQKQAGTEMKKLKEALREAEERAETLEAEKDCALKQLYASKEGHRKALNQTGEVKQTLAKSVQAQSELQEQLSDARSRLGQLELEKDLLSTKALRLEDSLEDLKAKLSAALSDKDRLVQEKADLHQRTQSLKLQLQRAQLGREGFTEQVCELHSELTQAKSQASRQQQNTLLMKEELRSTKEVNERLSADLAAATERLQVTLKQLHELEAERLIHTNQITALETERLQLIGEKEEMMDVFDEGNQEELRELRERCYQLRELQETWKQEKQDLHAQCQGLEKKVQNMQAEYRCKEEELQRLEVELEQEKEELKKVAAHWNERWLDMAMTLQSTQAELAETKKQPQENDAVKEVVAELTSMVETLETQLKDRQDQIQSLLEQKTHLETELCRVKKEAGALERVELDACRQQLELEQSRSQSLQQKLVGNPVSLEEMDGELVQVKAELQKVWDMLKSRDTELEEQQQELLSARGQVSQQSSEVQRLEQQLSEREKELKERDLILKSLRGQRDTEKTETQIKITALEKKLAGLKALKTNQAMCTDQQDTQDTLKTQLEASRRTGEQLKQERDQAPQKLHTPTPPQQNKEQRGSPSVTRKEKSVSFNQIDPDQQRRLITEQLKSLFKEREQLGDKASPVLQRRAASVMDLSPKSKAMKNADTLSSERRSQQKQDGQALGVQQGAGESNEASPKRAQSEPLTSEEEPQGQLRQELNHNTTQQMSAQRVEMEALKDRNESLLKAKLKSQKQLQDLRVAEIYSEEAPAFVPCLPGFMNEEEEAHQMTPHPLCIEGTFTAAQVEVCDSDMEDEEEGSRWLQPNKCGV from the exons ATGTGCGCAGACGTATTACAG GTTTGGCAACAGCAAACAAAGTCCCCTCTGGATTCACCTTTCTTATTCAT ATCACTCGTAGATATGGCCAAGTGGAGTAAAGAGGACAGACTCGTTTCCCCATTGGGAAGCAGCGATAACTGGGAATGGGACTGTGGCCTGAATCCTCGAGGATGCCGGAACTCTTTCAGGTCTTTAAGccccatctctctgtctgagtTTGACTTGTGGGAGAAGTCGCTGTTTAAGTCTCGG GCCTCAGCATGGAGTTGTATGGGGTTGTCTGAATCAGGTCATCGCTCCAAAATCAGCACCAG TTCTCTTGGCAGCCAGTGTGGAGTAAAACAGAGTGAATCAGCTGGAATGAGAAGATGGCAGTCTGCCTCTCGTTTAGCGCCCGAGGGTGCACCTCCAGCCATCTCTTCACAGGGAGTAGAGCTGCGTGCTGCCCTGGAGGAAAGCAGCATGAGGAGGGCAGAGCTGATCCAGAGGCTTCGGGTGGCTCATGGACGTCTGGACACTCAGACAGATCTCCTGAAGGCCAAAGAGAGTCAGCTTCAGCACAACCAGAGCACCACTCAGCTGCTGGAGCTCAAGCATAGG CTGGCAAAGGCATTGAGTGCTCTTGAGGAGGAGAAGGATGCAGCTGAGCTAAGCCGCTTTGAGGAGAGCCGTGGTCGGGCAGAGCTGCAGGAAAA GGTGATGCGGCTAGAGATGGACTTGTTGAAGATGAAATCTAGCCTAGACAGCAAGAATACTGATGAAACCTCAGcgtcacacacaaactcacacctCAACAGGACCATGCCTGTAACAAAAGATGACTTCATCAGAGAG GGGCAAAAACAGGCAGGAACAGAGATGAAGAAACTGAAAGAAGCTCTCAGAGAGGCTGAAGAGAGAGCAGAAACCCTGGAGGCTGAAAAGGATTGTGCATTAAAACAACTCTATGCCTCcaaagag GGGCACCGCAAGGCATTAAATCAGACTGGGGAGGTGAAGCAGACACTTGCAAAGTCAGTGCAGGCCCAGAGTGAGCTGCAGGAGCAACTCAGCGATGCCCGCAGCCGACTGGGCCAGCTGGAGCTG GAAAAAGACTTGCTCTCCACTAAAGCATTGCGATTGGAGGACAGTCTAGAGGACCTGAAGGCAAAGCTGTCTGCAGCTTTATCTGATAAAGACAGACTGGTGCAG GAAAAGGCTGACCTCCATCAGAGGACCCAGAGTTTGAAGTTGCAGCTTCAAAGAGCCCAGCTGGGTAGGGAGGGATTTACTGAGCAGGTGTGTGAGCTCCACTCAGAGCTGACTCAAGCCAAGAGTCAGGCCAGCAGACAACAACAGAATACATTACTAATGAAAGAGGAACTGCGCTCAACCAAAGAG GTGAACGAAAGGCTGAGTGCAGACCTTGCTGCAGCTACTGAGAGGCTTCAGGTGACCCTGAAGCAGCTACATGAGCTGGAAGCTGAGAGGCTAATCCACACCAATCAGATCACAGCTCTAGAGACTGAGCGCTTGCAGCTGAttggagagaaggaggagatgaTGGATGTGTTCGATGAGGGAAATCAGGAAGAGCTCAGAGAACTGAGGGAGAGATGCTATCAGCTCAG AGAGTTACAGGAAACATGGAAGCAGGAGAAGCAGGACCTCCACGCTCAGTGTCAGGGTCTGGAAAAGAAAGTGCAGAACATGCAGGCAGAGTATAGGTGtaaagaggaggagctacagcGGCTGGAGGTGGAGCTGGAacaagagaaggaggagctgaagaaagtGGCAGCACACTGGAACGAGCGATGGTTAGATATGGCAATGACTCTGCAGTCCACTCAGGCTGAACTAGCAGAGACCAAGAAACAACCGCAGGAGAATGATGCA GTGAAGGAGGTGGTAGCAGAACTGACCAGCATGGTGGAGACACTTGAGACACAGCTGAAGGACAGGCA GGATCAGATCCAGAGCTTGCTGGAACAGAAAACACACCTTGAGACAGAGTTGTGCAGAGTCAAG AAAGAAGCTGGTGCTTTGGAGCGTGTGGAACTAGATGCCTGCAGGCAGCAGCTGGAACTAGAGCAAAGTAGGAGCCAAAGCCTACAGCAGAAACTGGTGGGAAACCCT GTGTCTCTGGAGGAGATGGATGGAGAGCTGGTGCAGGTGAAGGCTGAGCTGCAGAAGGTGTGGGACATGCTGAAAAGCCGGGACACCGAgctggaggagcagcagcaggagctgcTGTCTGCTCGAGGCCAG GTGAGCCAGCAGAGCAGTGAGGTACAGAGACTGGAGCAGCAACTGtctgagagagaaaaggaacTGAAAGAAAG GGATCTTATTTTGAAGAGCCTGAGGGgtcagagagacacagagaaaacaGAGACCCAAATAAAGATAACTGCTCTAGAAAAGAAG CTTGCTGGACTTAAAGCACTGAAGACTAACCAGGCAATGTGCACTGATCAACAAGATACCCAGGACACTTTGAAAACCCAATTGGAAG CGAGCAGAAGGACAGGCGAACAGTTGAAGCAGGAGAGAGATCAGGCTCCACAGAAACTACATACACCTACACCCCCTCAACAG AACAAAGAACAGAGAGGATCTCCATCAGTTACCAGAAAGGAGAAATCTGTCAGCTTTAACCAGATAGATCCTGATCAACAGAGAAGGCTAATCACAGAACAA CTGAAGAGTTTGTTTAAGGAGAGAGAGCAGCTTGGTGATAAGGCATCTCCAGTGCTCCAGAGAAGAGCTGCCTCAGTGATGGACTTGAGCCCAAAGTCTAAAGCTATGAAG AATGCGGACACTCTAAGCAGTGAGAGGAGGAGTCAGCAGAAACAGGACGGGCAGGCTCTGGGTGTCCAGCAAGGGGCGGGAGAGAGCAATGAGGCCAGTCCAAAGAGAGCTCAGTCAGAGCCGTTGACCTCTGAGGAAGAACCACAGGGTCAGCTGAGACAGGAGCTCAACCACAATACTACCCAA CAGATGTCAGCACAGAGAGTGGAAATGGAAGCGCTAAAAGACAGAAATGAAAGTCTTCTCAAAG CCAAGCTGAAGTCAcagaagcagcttcaggattTAAGAGTGGCAGAAATTTATAGTGAGGAGGCACCCGCCTTTGTACCCTGCTTGCCTGGCTTCATgaatgaggaagaggaggcacACCAGATGACACCACATCCTTTATGTATTGAAGGAACATTCACAGCCGCACAGGTGGAGGTGTGCGACTCAGACAtggaggatgaggaagaaggCTCTAGGTGGCTTCAACCGAATAAATGTGGTGTTTGA